One window of the Ureibacillus sp. FSL W7-1570 genome contains the following:
- the glmS gene encoding glutamine--fructose-6-phosphate transaminase (isomerizing), translating into MCGIVGYNGKLDAKEILIKGLEKLEYRGYDSAGIAILNENGVTVFKDKGRIAHLRQIVDDQVEANIGIGHTRWATHGEPNQVNAHPHQSASGRFTIVHNGVIENYHLLQREYLKEIPMQSDTDTEVIVQLVELFANEGLSTKEAFRKAISLLHGSYAIALLDKEDPETIYVAKNKSPLLIGVGEGFNVVASDALAMLQVTNQFIEIHDEEIVLVHKDKVEISTLDGQKIERNPYTVELDASDAEKGTYPHYMLKEMDEQPGVVRKIIQEYSNDAGELAIDEPILKALRDADRIYIIAAGTSYHAGLVGKQYFEKLAGIPVEVHISSEFGYNIPLLSEKPLFIFISQSGETADSRQVLVKVKKLGHPSLTITNVAGSTLSREADYTLLLHAGPEIAVASTKAYVAQLAVLAIAAYVTGKSKGIKSDFDLKTELAIAANAIQSIVDSKEELHKISNEYLSKSRNAFFIGRNIDYYVSLEGALKLKEISYIQAEGFAGGELKHGTIALIEKGTPVFALVTQAPVALNIRGNVKEVVARGANACVISMEGLDEHDDRLVIPKVHTLLTPLVSVVPLQFISYYAALERGCDVDKPRNLAKSVTVE; encoded by the coding sequence ATGTGTGGAATTGTCGGATATAACGGAAAGTTGGATGCGAAGGAAATTTTAATTAAAGGATTGGAAAAACTGGAATATCGGGGATATGACTCAGCCGGTATCGCCATTCTGAATGAAAATGGTGTTACGGTTTTTAAAGATAAAGGCAGAATTGCCCACTTGCGTCAAATCGTTGATGATCAAGTTGAAGCAAATATCGGCATTGGTCATACGCGTTGGGCGACTCACGGTGAACCAAATCAAGTCAATGCCCATCCCCATCAAAGTGCATCAGGTAGATTTACCATTGTACACAATGGAGTTATTGAAAACTATCACTTGTTGCAAAGAGAATATTTAAAAGAGATTCCAATGCAATCTGATACGGATACAGAAGTGATTGTTCAATTAGTGGAACTATTCGCTAATGAAGGATTATCAACAAAAGAGGCGTTCCGCAAAGCGATCTCTTTATTGCACGGTTCTTATGCGATCGCCCTTCTTGATAAAGAAGATCCGGAAACGATTTATGTCGCAAAAAATAAATCTCCTTTGCTGATCGGAGTCGGTGAAGGATTCAATGTGGTGGCATCCGATGCTTTGGCGATGCTTCAGGTGACAAATCAATTTATTGAAATCCATGATGAAGAAATCGTACTTGTGCATAAAGATAAAGTGGAAATTTCCACTTTGGATGGACAAAAAATTGAACGAAACCCTTATACAGTGGAACTTGATGCGAGCGATGCCGAAAAAGGAACATATCCTCACTACATGTTGAAAGAAATGGATGAACAGCCTGGCGTGGTGCGTAAAATTATTCAAGAATATAGCAACGATGCAGGCGAATTGGCAATCGACGAACCGATCTTAAAAGCGTTGCGCGATGCGGACCGGATTTATATTATTGCAGCAGGAACCAGTTATCATGCAGGCCTTGTAGGAAAACAATATTTTGAAAAACTTGCCGGAATTCCAGTGGAAGTGCACATTTCCAGCGAGTTTGGCTATAACATCCCGTTGCTTTCCGAAAAGCCGCTGTTCATTTTCATTTCCCAATCCGGTGAAACAGCCGACAGCAGACAAGTGCTTGTAAAAGTGAAAAAATTAGGCCATCCTTCTTTAACTATTACGAATGTTGCGGGATCCACTCTTTCCCGTGAAGCGGATTATACTTTATTGCTACATGCCGGCCCTGAAATTGCCGTGGCATCGACAAAAGCTTATGTGGCACAACTTGCGGTACTTGCCATCGCCGCTTATGTCACTGGAAAAAGCAAAGGAATCAAATCCGATTTCGATTTGAAAACAGAGCTGGCCATTGCTGCCAACGCGATTCAATCTATCGTGGATTCCAAAGAGGAATTGCACAAAATCTCAAATGAATATTTAAGCAAGTCCCGGAATGCATTCTTCATCGGCCGCAATATCGATTATTATGTAAGTTTGGAAGGTGCTCTTAAGTTAAAAGAAATTTCCTATATTCAGGCGGAAGGTTTTGCAGGCGGGGAGTTGAAGCATGGTACGATTGCGTTGATTGAAAAAGGAACGCCAGTCTTTGCCCTCGTTACACAAGCGCCAGTGGCATTGAATATCCGCGGAAACGTGAAAGAAGTGGTGGCGCGCGGGGCAAATGCATGCGTAATTTCCATGGAAGGACTGGATGAGCACGATGACCGTCTGGTGATTCCGAAAGTTCATACACTTCTAACACCGCTTGTTTCTGTCGTGCCGCTCCAATTCATCAGCTACTATGCGGCTCTTGAACGCGGCTGTGACGTCGACAAACCTCGTAACCTAGCAAAATCTGTAACGGTGGAATAA
- a CDS encoding ABC transporter substrate-binding protein, producing MNQFTKLLLPILLLLFLTACNTDTANNDDENSTNQPSEQAKQSAYPLTVTDGRGKEITISEKPKRIVSTALAVDELLVDLVPSENLVGVTAISSDPAISNVAGKTDSIETKFETVTAEQILALKPDLVIIPSYVNPDVLNQLENAGITTFQVIDDTSFEGILKTVETLGKIVGEQEKANNLIADIQKRIDALKEKADKKENKPRVLYYTEYSSSVTDNTTIGEMIKLAGGINVVSEAGIVGESYPDYPEISKEVLVQLKPDVIFTTAWGSTTNNGEPAFVTEWKKDPALKDVPAIKNNKIYVLDSANVTTASHYVIEGAEEMAAILSKE from the coding sequence ATGAATCAATTCACCAAATTGCTACTACCCATATTGCTTTTATTATTTTTAACAGCTTGTAATACCGATACTGCCAACAATGATGATGAAAATTCGACAAATCAACCATCCGAACAAGCTAAACAATCGGCTTATCCGCTGACGGTGACAGATGGCCGTGGTAAGGAAATTACCATTTCGGAAAAACCGAAACGTATTGTTTCGACTGCTTTAGCTGTCGATGAATTGCTGGTGGATTTAGTACCTTCTGAAAATCTTGTAGGCGTCACAGCGATTTCTAGTGATCCAGCGATTTCCAATGTTGCAGGCAAAACCGATTCAATTGAAACGAAATTTGAAACCGTAACAGCCGAGCAAATTTTAGCATTAAAGCCAGATTTGGTGATTATTCCTTCTTACGTTAATCCAGATGTATTGAATCAATTAGAAAATGCCGGAATTACAACATTCCAAGTCATCGATGACACTTCCTTTGAAGGTATTTTAAAAACCGTTGAAACGCTGGGGAAAATTGTCGGAGAACAAGAAAAAGCGAATAACTTAATCGCGGATATTCAAAAACGAATCGATGCATTAAAAGAAAAAGCGGACAAAAAAGAAAATAAACCCCGCGTTCTTTATTACACGGAATACTCCTCCAGTGTGACAGACAATACCACAATCGGTGAAATGATTAAATTAGCCGGCGGAATTAATGTTGTATCGGAAGCAGGGATTGTAGGCGAATCCTACCCTGACTACCCGGAAATTTCAAAAGAGGTATTGGTTCAATTAAAACCAGATGTGATTTTTACAACTGCCTGGGGGTCTACTACAAACAATGGGGAGCCGGCTTTCGTAACAGAATGGAAAAAAGACCCTGCACTAAAAGACGTGCCAGCTATTAAAAACAATAAGATTTATGTGCTAGACAGCGCCAATGTAACCACTGCCTCCCACTATGTAATCGAAGGAGCAGAAGAAATGGCTGCGATTTTATCTAAGGAGTAA
- a CDS encoding ABC transporter ATP-binding protein — protein sequence MLKIVKYFHKTEWSLMFLGIFLIIVQVWLDLKLPDYMAEITTLIQMEGTSVKELIKPGSSMLLCAIGSMMASIIVCFTTAKIAAGLSKRLRGQIFEKTLSFSMEEMNRFSTASLITRSTNDITQVQLFIAMGLQVLIKAPILATWAIVKISNKSWQWTAATGAAVFILILMLTMIIVFAIPKFKMIQTLTDNLNRVTRENLTGLRVIRAYNAEKHQTEKFEKANNDLTNTNLFVSRLMVMVPPGMSLIMSGLSLSIYWIGAFIIHEAALEDRITLFSNMVVFTSYAMQVVIAFMMVSIVFVMLPRVSVSVKRILEVLETKTKIKDGTETKGNPKHAGEVEFKNVSFTYPGSAEPVLHNISFKAQKGETVAFIGSTGSGKTTIVNLIPRFYDATEGEVLVDGINVKEYKQDALHAKIGYVSQTAVLFSGTVASNVALGSEMVSREAVKRAVEIAQGKEFVEKLDEQYNAAVAQGGANFSGGQKQRLSIARAIYRNPEIYIFDDSFSALDYKTDRALREALRNATRNATTLIVAQRIGTIKDADQIIVLENGRIVGKGTHEQLMESCKTYQEIAYSQLSKEELNHG from the coding sequence ATGCTAAAAATCGTAAAGTATTTTCATAAAACAGAATGGAGCTTGATGTTCCTCGGAATTTTTCTAATTATTGTTCAAGTGTGGCTGGATTTGAAACTGCCCGATTATATGGCGGAAATTACAACGCTCATCCAAATGGAAGGGACATCTGTAAAAGAGCTCATCAAACCGGGCAGTTCCATGTTGCTTTGTGCAATCGGCAGCATGATGGCTTCAATCATTGTCTGTTTTACCACTGCAAAAATTGCAGCCGGTTTATCGAAACGTCTTCGCGGCCAGATTTTTGAAAAGACACTCTCTTTTTCAATGGAAGAGATGAACCGTTTTTCGACGGCCAGTTTGATTACCCGTTCAACGAATGATATTACACAAGTCCAGCTGTTTATAGCAATGGGTTTGCAGGTGTTGATTAAAGCACCGATCTTGGCGACATGGGCCATTGTGAAAATTTCCAATAAAAGCTGGCAATGGACAGCGGCAACCGGTGCAGCCGTGTTCATTTTAATCCTGATGTTGACCATGATTATTGTATTTGCCATTCCAAAATTCAAAATGATCCAAACCCTGACGGATAATTTGAACCGGGTGACCCGTGAAAATTTGACGGGGCTTCGCGTGATCAGGGCGTATAATGCCGAGAAACATCAAACGGAAAAGTTTGAAAAAGCGAATAACGATTTGACGAATACAAACTTGTTTGTCAGCCGTCTTATGGTGATGGTTCCACCCGGAATGTCCTTGATCATGTCCGGGCTAAGCCTTTCGATTTATTGGATTGGCGCATTTATCATTCATGAAGCGGCGCTGGAAGACCGTATCACCCTCTTTTCCAATATGGTCGTATTCACGTCCTATGCCATGCAAGTCGTCATCGCCTTTATGATGGTCAGCATTGTGTTTGTGATGCTTCCGCGTGTTTCCGTATCAGTGAAGCGGATATTGGAAGTACTTGAGACTAAAACGAAAATTAAAGATGGTACTGAAACAAAGGGCAATCCGAAACATGCAGGTGAAGTGGAGTTTAAAAATGTCAGTTTTACCTATCCCGGATCGGCTGAACCGGTGCTCCACAATATCAGTTTCAAAGCGCAAAAAGGAGAAACGGTTGCTTTCATCGGTTCAACGGGAAGCGGGAAAACAACAATTGTGAATTTGATTCCCCGGTTTTACGATGCAACAGAGGGAGAAGTGTTGGTGGACGGAATCAACGTGAAAGAATATAAGCAGGATGCACTTCATGCAAAAATCGGGTATGTTTCACAAACGGCGGTATTATTTAGCGGTACGGTTGCATCAAATGTCGCGCTCGGCTCTGAAATGGTTTCAAGAGAAGCGGTAAAACGGGCGGTAGAAATTGCCCAAGGAAAAGAGTTTGTTGAAAAGCTGGATGAGCAATACAATGCAGCGGTAGCCCAAGGGGGAGCAAACTTTTCCGGAGGGCAAAAACAACGGCTATCCATTGCCCGCGCCATTTATCGCAACCCTGAAATCTATATTTTCGATGATTCTTTTTCCGCCTTGGATTATAAAACGGACCGGGCTTTAAGGGAAGCGTTAAGGAATGCGACAAGAAATGCCACCACTTTGATTGTTGCCCAGCGGATCGGAACAATCAAAGATGCAGACCAAATCATCGTATTGGAAAATGGCAGAATCGTCGGAAAAGGTACGCATGAACAATTGATGGAAAGTTGCAAAACCTACCAGGAAATCGCCTATTCCCAGCTTTCAAAGGAGGAATTGAATCATGGCTAG
- a CDS encoding type 1 glutamine amidotransferase domain-containing protein has product MAKIATLITDLFEDVEFTSPREALENAGHTIVTIDKEGNKTVKGKRGAKVDIDYGIEEVHPDDFDALFIPGGFSPDLLRDDDRVVAFVKAFMKANKLVFAICHGPQLLISARELEGRDVTGYKSIRVDLENAGAKFHDEPVVVCGNQLVTSRTPNDLPEFNREIVNLLKEQEFQE; this is encoded by the coding sequence ATGGCAAAAATTGCAACACTTATAACAGACTTATTTGAAGATGTTGAATTTACAAGCCCTAGAGAAGCTCTGGAAAATGCGGGCCACACAATCGTGACGATCGATAAAGAGGGCAATAAAACCGTAAAAGGAAAAAGAGGAGCCAAAGTGGATATTGATTATGGAATTGAAGAAGTCCATCCGGATGATTTTGACGCATTGTTCATTCCGGGAGGCTTTTCACCGGATCTGTTGCGGGATGACGATCGCGTGGTGGCATTTGTAAAAGCATTTATGAAGGCAAACAAGCTTGTATTCGCCATCTGCCATGGGCCGCAACTGTTAATTTCGGCAAGGGAATTGGAAGGGCGCGACGTCACTGGTTATAAATCCATCCGGGTGGATTTGGAAAATGCCGGTGCAAAATTCCATGACGAGCCGGTGGTGGTTTGCGGAAACCAATTGGTGACAAGCAGAACCCCGAATGACTTGCCTGAATTTAACAGAGAAATCGTCAACTTGTTAAAAGAGCAAGAGTTTCAGGAGTAA
- the glmM gene encoding phosphoglucosamine mutase, protein MGKYFGTDGVRGVANTELSPELAFKIGRAGGYVLTKNATERPKIIVGRDTRISGHMLEGALVAGLLSIGVEVMRLGVISTPGVAYLTRVMNADAGVMISASHNPVQDNGIKFFGPDGFKLTDEQEEEIEKLIDAEQDTLPRPIGAELGTVSDYFEGGQKYLSYLKQTVDVDFEGIHVALDCANGATSSLATHLFADLEADISTMGASPDGLNINDGVGSTHPEKLAEFVLEREADVGLAFDGDGDRLIAVDEKGNVVDGDQIMFIIGKYLNSKGLLKKNTVVSTIMSNMGFYKALEENGMTSAQTPVGDRYVVEEMRKNDYNFGGEQSGHIVFLDYNTTGDGMLTAIQLVSIMKLTGKPLSELASEMKVYPQRLVNVRVTDKHKVKENPKVQEVIKEVENVLGNNGRVLVRPSGTEPLVRVMVEAPTEEECESYVNRIAEVVKKEMGMND, encoded by the coding sequence ATGGGAAAATATTTTGGAACTGACGGTGTACGTGGAGTTGCAAATACAGAACTCTCACCGGAACTTGCGTTTAAAATTGGCCGTGCTGGGGGATATGTTTTAACAAAGAACGCAACAGAAAGACCAAAAATCATTGTCGGCAGAGATACGAGAATTTCCGGCCATATGTTGGAAGGGGCGTTAGTGGCGGGATTGCTTTCTATCGGTGTGGAGGTTATGAGACTGGGGGTAATAAGCACTCCGGGTGTCGCTTATTTGACCCGTGTGATGAATGCGGATGCAGGGGTCATGATCTCCGCATCCCATAACCCGGTTCAAGATAATGGAATTAAATTTTTCGGACCGGATGGCTTTAAATTGACCGATGAACAGGAAGAAGAAATTGAAAAATTGATTGACGCCGAACAAGATACGCTTCCTAGGCCGATTGGTGCGGAATTGGGCACGGTCAGCGATTATTTTGAGGGTGGCCAGAAGTATCTCTCATATTTAAAACAAACGGTGGATGTTGACTTTGAAGGTATTCATGTGGCTCTTGACTGTGCTAACGGAGCTACTTCTTCATTGGCTACCCACTTATTTGCTGATTTGGAAGCGGATATTTCAACTATGGGCGCTTCGCCGGACGGATTAAATATCAATGACGGGGTAGGTTCCACACACCCTGAAAAGCTTGCGGAATTCGTCTTGGAAAGAGAAGCGGACGTGGGGCTGGCCTTTGATGGCGACGGAGACCGTTTGATTGCCGTTGATGAAAAAGGAAACGTTGTAGACGGCGATCAAATCATGTTTATCATCGGCAAATATTTAAACAGCAAAGGGCTTTTAAAGAAAAATACAGTCGTATCCACTATCATGAGCAATATGGGATTCTATAAAGCGTTGGAAGAAAACGGGATGACCAGCGCGCAAACGCCTGTCGGTGACCGCTATGTCGTTGAAGAAATGCGCAAAAATGATTACAACTTCGGCGGCGAACAATCCGGCCACATCGTTTTCCTTGATTACAATACAACCGGCGACGGTATGCTCACGGCAATCCAATTGGTGAGCATTATGAAATTGACAGGAAAACCTCTATCTGAACTGGCATCAGAAATGAAAGTATATCCACAACGCTTAGTCAATGTACGGGTAACAGATAAACATAAAGTAAAAGAAAATCCGAAAGTACAAGAAGTTATCAAAGAAGTGGAAAACGTTCTTGGAAATAATGGCCGTGTACTGGTTCGACCTTCAGGTACAGAGCCGTTGGTGCGTGTGATGGTGGAGGCGCCTACAGAAGAAGAATGTGAAAGTTATGTAAACCGCATAGCAGAAGTGGTAAAAAAAGAAATGGGCATGAATGATTGA
- a CDS encoding ABC transporter ATP-binding protein, whose amino-acid sequence MNEAALEIQSLTFHRNARTIFNNLSFTVEKGKFIALIGPNGTGKSTLLKCLAGINRIDSGDIKIFNRSLRQLKPLEIAKRITYMPQTTTLETNFTVQQVVEMGRYPHKKRFSRWMKTDQLAVKKALEQVGISHLKHRFVPSLSGGERQLVYLAKAIAQETDILLLDEPTSDLDIYYQVIVTDILHSLVQEGKTVIAAIHDINLATRICDQCIFLKDGKFVAYNAPSDALNTENIAKTFQVKSIIYQEPLMKKKQMIPFDVLT is encoded by the coding sequence ATGAATGAAGCGGCTCTTGAAATTCAATCTTTAACCTTTCATCGGAATGCCCGAACCATTTTTAATAACCTTTCCTTCACTGTTGAAAAAGGGAAGTTTATTGCCCTCATTGGACCGAATGGAACGGGAAAATCTACCTTATTAAAATGTTTGGCCGGCATTAATCGGATTGATAGCGGAGACATTAAAATTTTTAATCGGTCCCTTCGACAGCTGAAACCTTTGGAAATCGCCAAACGCATCACCTATATGCCCCAAACGACCACATTAGAGACGAATTTTACTGTGCAACAAGTGGTCGAAATGGGGCGTTATCCACACAAAAAACGGTTTTCCCGCTGGATGAAAACCGATCAGCTGGCCGTCAAAAAAGCGTTGGAGCAAGTCGGCATCAGCCATTTGAAACATCGATTTGTCCCTTCTTTATCTGGAGGAGAACGGCAGCTTGTCTATTTAGCAAAAGCCATTGCTCAAGAAACAGATATTTTACTATTAGATGAACCGACTTCTGACTTAGATATTTACTATCAAGTCATTGTAACGGACATTCTTCATTCTCTCGTACAGGAAGGAAAAACGGTCATAGCAGCCATTCATGATATCAATTTAGCTACCCGCATTTGTGACCAATGTATTTTTTTAAAAGATGGAAAGTTTGTGGCTTATAATGCCCCTTCTGACGCGTTAAATACCGAAAATATTGCCAAAACATTTCAGGTGAAATCCATCATTTATCAAGAACCTTTAATGAAGAAGAAGCAGATGATTCCTTTTGATGTATTAACATAA
- a CDS encoding ABC transporter ATP-binding protein, with protein sequence MGMPAGKASDFKKTMKQLFIYCKDYVPFIAIAMSLALIAAILNVYGPDKLKEMTDIIQEGLMTSIDLEAIKAVGFFLAALYGFSFAINYIQGFIMATVTQKITKKMRTDLSQKINRLPLSYFDRTTYGDVLSRVTNDVDMIGQTLNNSISQLVSAIATFVGALVMMFYTNWIMALTGILATFIGFSFMSVIIKYSQKYFIGQQTELGAINGHIEEIYTGQHIVKAYNAENEAKSKFHAINDRLYQNAWKSQFLSGMMMPLMQFIGNFGYVAVCIVGAYLVTADAITIGTIVAFMIYIRLFTQPLTQFAQVGTNLQSTAAASERVFEFLAEEELKPEIQKLGKLGDIKGNVEFKNVRFGYDQDRLIIKDFSVSVKAGQKVAIVGPTGAGKTTLVNLLMRFYEVNSGEIMIDGIPIHQLTREQVHDLFSMVLQDVWLFEGTIRENIAFSKKDVTDEEIISVCQSIGLHHAIQALPNGYDTVLNDKVNLSNGQKQLLTIARAMIKNAPLLILDEATSSVDTRTELQIQRAMEKLAVGKTSFIIAHRLSTIKHADLILVMRDGEIIEKGTHEELLGKNGFYAELYKSQFEQVS encoded by the coding sequence ATGGGAATGCCTGCAGGTAAAGCAAGCGACTTCAAAAAAACGATGAAGCAGCTATTTATTTACTGCAAAGACTATGTGCCTTTTATTGCGATTGCAATGAGTTTGGCCTTAATTGCCGCCATCCTTAATGTCTATGGTCCAGATAAGTTGAAGGAAATGACGGATATCATTCAAGAAGGATTAATGACTTCGATTGATCTGGAAGCGATTAAAGCTGTAGGATTTTTTCTGGCCGCCCTTTACGGATTCAGTTTTGCCATCAATTATATTCAAGGTTTCATTATGGCAACCGTAACGCAAAAAATTACGAAAAAAATGCGCACGGATCTATCACAGAAAATCAATCGGCTGCCTTTAAGTTATTTTGACCGAACAACGTATGGAGATGTACTGAGCCGTGTGACAAATGATGTTGATATGATTGGACAGACGCTGAACAACAGTATAAGCCAGCTGGTGTCCGCCATTGCCACCTTTGTCGGCGCCTTGGTGATGATGTTTTATACCAACTGGATTATGGCGCTGACCGGAATATTGGCTACATTCATCGGTTTTTCGTTTATGTCGGTGATCATCAAGTATTCCCAAAAATATTTTATTGGGCAGCAAACAGAACTGGGCGCCATCAACGGACATATCGAAGAAATTTATACGGGACAACATATTGTGAAGGCCTATAATGCAGAAAATGAGGCGAAGTCAAAATTTCATGCAATCAATGACCGGTTATACCAAAATGCATGGAAATCGCAATTTTTGTCCGGCATGATGATGCCGCTCATGCAATTTATCGGCAATTTTGGCTATGTGGCCGTGTGCATTGTTGGGGCGTACCTTGTGACGGCAGATGCCATCACCATTGGAACCATTGTGGCATTCATGATTTATATTCGCCTATTTACACAGCCTTTGACCCAGTTTGCCCAAGTGGGTACCAATCTGCAATCTACGGCAGCAGCCAGTGAACGGGTTTTTGAATTTTTGGCGGAAGAGGAATTGAAGCCTGAAATCCAAAAACTTGGAAAACTTGGGGACATTAAAGGAAATGTGGAATTTAAAAATGTCCGTTTTGGTTATGATCAAGACCGGTTGATTATTAAAGATTTTTCGGTTTCGGTTAAAGCCGGGCAAAAAGTCGCCATTGTCGGTCCAACCGGCGCGGGAAAAACGACATTGGTGAACCTGCTCATGCGGTTTTATGAAGTGAACAGCGGCGAAATCATGATTGATGGCATACCAATTCATCAATTAACGAGGGAACAAGTCCACGATCTGTTTTCAATGGTGCTTCAAGATGTGTGGCTGTTTGAAGGAACCATCCGTGAAAATATCGCCTTTTCCAAAAAGGATGTCACAGACGAAGAAATCATTTCCGTTTGCCAGTCAATTGGACTTCATCATGCCATTCAGGCATTGCCGAATGGTTATGACACCGTTCTGAATGATAAAGTGAATTTATCCAATGGACAGAAGCAATTATTGACGATTGCCCGCGCCATGATCAAAAATGCTCCGTTATTGATTCTGGATGAAGCGACAAGTTCCGTCGATACCAGAACGGAATTGCAAATTCAACGGGCAATGGAAAAATTGGCAGTCGGAAAAACTTCATTTATTATTGCCCACCGTCTTTCAACTATCAAACATGCGGATTTGATCCTGGTAATGAGAGACGGAGAAATTATTGAAAAGGGCACTCACGAAGAACTGCTCGGGAAAAATGGATTCTACGCAGAGTTGTATAAAAGCCAATTTGAACAAGTATCCTGA
- a CDS encoding iron ABC transporter permease → MKQLKMPVFFIASFILFLFSIVIATSFGGVTIPFFETVQVFLAKLPFFYFETDSTFEQILLYIRLPRVIVASIVGASLAVCGVVMQSLFRNPMAEPGIIGISSGGSLGGVIAIYFGLSHISTFFVPVFGFLGALLTLLLVYIISTSNGKTSMLTLLLTGVAISSFISACSSLIITYASYGQLQQILYWLMGNLNGRDWDDVKLLILPFILCNILIFSYRKQLDILLLGEEEAKNLGIHVQRTRTILLISASLLTGVCVSLTGAIGFVGLIVPHMIRLLIGPTHRYLIPTSLIGGALFLTLADLIARLVIRPAEIQIGIITAFLGAPYFIFLILRQKKMEGLL, encoded by the coding sequence ATGAAGCAACTGAAAATGCCCGTCTTTTTTATCGCCAGTTTTATATTATTTCTATTCAGTATCGTCATCGCCACGAGTTTCGGTGGCGTGACGATTCCCTTTTTTGAAACCGTTCAAGTTTTTTTGGCTAAACTTCCTTTTTTCTATTTTGAAACGGACTCTACCTTTGAACAGATTTTGCTTTATATTCGCTTGCCACGTGTCATTGTAGCAAGCATTGTTGGTGCCAGTTTAGCTGTGTGTGGGGTGGTCATGCAAAGCTTATTCCGCAATCCGATGGCAGAACCGGGCATCATTGGCATCTCATCAGGAGGCTCTTTAGGAGGAGTCATTGCTATTTATTTTGGATTATCTCATATCAGTACCTTTTTTGTTCCTGTCTTTGGTTTTTTAGGGGCTCTCCTCACTTTGCTTCTTGTCTATATCATTTCTACATCAAACGGCAAAACATCCATGTTAACTCTTCTTTTAACAGGGGTCGCCATCAGTTCGTTCATTTCCGCTTGCAGTTCTCTTATTATTACATACGCGAGCTACGGCCAATTGCAGCAAATTCTATACTGGCTTATGGGCAATTTAAATGGACGGGATTGGGATGATGTAAAGCTGTTAATCCTCCCTTTTATCCTTTGCAATATTCTCATATTCAGCTACCGCAAGCAGTTGGATATTTTATTGCTTGGGGAAGAGGAAGCGAAAAACTTGGGCATCCATGTGCAACGGACACGCACCATTTTATTAATTAGCGCTTCTTTATTAACAGGGGTTTGCGTCTCTTTGACTGGCGCCATCGGATTTGTCGGCTTAATTGTTCCTCATATGATTCGCTTGTTGATTGGGCCAACCCATCGTTATTTGATACCAACCAGTCTGATAGGTGGTGCATTATTTTTAACATTGGCTGACTTAATCGCGCGCCTCGTTATTCGCCCAGCTGAAATTCAAATTGGGATCATTACTGCATTCTTAGGTGCTCCATATTTTATTTTCTTAATATTGCGCCAGAAAAAAATGGAGGGACTTTTATGA